From one Gadus morhua chromosome 8, gadMor3.0, whole genome shotgun sequence genomic stretch:
- the greb1l gene encoding GREB1-like protein isoform X1 produces the protein MGNSYAGQLKSARFEEALHNSIEASLRSSHVDPQPIFTQLYLEPEQYPGNMKDVKPKVELSLHGGEPPGPALMLNGHSSQDLEEMEDEDDSDTSSPPLPYLQTPAPDGCCTQDGFCQAGKDLRLVTIATESIKVPAGFELVGAKSPSVPDHVLVCAVDRRFLPDDNGKNALLGFSGNCVGCGEKGFRYFTEFSNHINLKLSTQPKKQKHLKYYLVKTSQGALCKGPLISWKDCKTRQFSNSASTSKPSSSSSVSSKENGGTNGHSSSPFSLSDSPPTRSGQVSSVFFGGQDLSRDCSFLKPLATTTGNNKTLPIVPTALRLNGPTNGLGLEPRPPLLGPSQPSLVPPSQTYRSADPVDSPSSSTMNSAPPKKRHRGWHPGSLVPAPPTAVPVPAIRPTGCSPGSVMAMQTAVAPPPAAGLIQPQPLTAGETVIVPDNLLNSSGVRPVVLIGHGTLPYFYGNVGDIVVSPLLVSCYKTSQLTDKTRENLGLSTNQLLSVETVTLLTLQYLARLGPTQIPLREEFEQIVLKAMLCCPGSPAISPSQLPWLARLEASVSGGGVQVLVTSGSLGEGISESLRSLGEGPLPQQCLPTYVVIICVAKMGGTEFCVLVLGKYQARALAEGMLSTNEFLKEISYELITGKVSVLASHFRTTSLGDNLDKQLVKYQRRRKGLVVQPFQGEVSDHLHSQEAASLLPLADQDLLDEVFQIYPPQLSVARSLLSQVCSIADSGSQSLDLGRFCKVDFLVLVPPSHALMHQTAQRIRQSGVLVDLGIEDVASAHQRADKYVLRLHGDVHSKMESFMRKVKQNPYTLFVLIHDNSHVDLTSALSGSVCHGELQGLADRVVNCKEVLEAVNLVVLQVSCFPYTLQTRQSRISAHNEVHWPSAQSLGEPSAEQLVYFGMKDYSSSLQWGVASPILRCDDAFEKMVHTLLQRHPHLHSMVIRSYLLIQQYTEAMMALTSSPSLRDHITPETLAMVEDLISAPCREGSRGRGHMLLVRVPSLQLAMLARERLENVRDKLGLQYCFAVLLGSPASELSLPANFTSRLRAWRGCDNEEWVPHTYEDLEGLPCIVILTGKDPLGETFPRSLKYSDLRLIDCSYLTRTALEQEVGLACTYVSTGGVRDPKRARKAPSRESEGERVGSSYKGEEPEGRRSDGSEATRALGSLAENCVSSSDVAYTSHNPSPSFPPNPPSSSSSSSYSSSGPHHRDESSNTGQQVKLECDSLGAGAGLPPSEPSSKPPPSLCSTSSSSSSSTGSSFSPSSSSATPQKPSQSTQRGRDGTAAAARAPPRRAPRTVILSRAAYNLLAGESGSQLSSCALLPHADVAWSSPLRPPVTQHLRGPEQSAYYRQWSVARQHHADHEGPAAPHPRRLLLSGPPQVGKTGAYLQFLRILSRMLIRLLEVDVYDEEELDEETQSEAVTPVNTQWPDIEDIRMLTFDLFPRDPKFRRDSPVFSDNMPKLFQDLKQEPQESQTQAKRETRSIRLSRFAAHNAFHHCEQCHHYCEASPATQLSECTFHAFTFCSSMLGEELQLHFIIPKAKEQHFIFSQQGSHLESMQLPLVSTKDPERLKSPIFTPTTGRQEHGLLNLYHALEGADHLHILVVKQYEMPHYRKYWPNHILLVLPAMFNSAGVGAARFMIKELSYHNLELERNRLEEQGVKRQDVWPFIVMMDDSCVLWNGHQQPDSGESSEGGLSNVSLKTVLQHMEATPKVSLYAMCGTRKWSSGLGHKAGGRPFSRCHLHDFVMLNVDLTQNVQYDLNRYGCEEVDFNLRANSSGLLLCRFNHFSYMKKHIPVGGHKDYVVKPKLMEMENSAPINPSQYVCAPDSEQTLLAAPAQFLLERFLQSCSHKLFPKAIRNRNNPVLSIDSYLNIGTEVSVCYINSRPHSTNQDHHGLVFSGLLLYLCDSFVVSGLLKKFSFLKGATLCVISQDRSSLRQTIVRLELEDEWQFRLRDEFQTANCLEDRPLYFLTGRHI, from the exons ATGGGGAACTCCTATGCTGGACAGCTGAAGTCGGCCCGGTTCGAAGAGGCCCTCCACAACTCGATCGAGGCGTCGCTGCGCTCTAGCCATGTAGACCCGCAGCCCATCTTCACCCAGCTCTACCTGGAGCCCGAGCAGTATCCTGGCAACATGAAAG acGTCAAGCCTAAGGTGGAGCTGTCACTGCACGGCGGCGAGCCCCCGGGCCCCGCCCTGATGCTCAACGGACACTCCTCGCAGGacctggaggagatggaggacgaggacgactcGGACACCAGCAGCCCCCCGCTGCCCTACCTGCAGACCCCTGCCCCCGACGGCTGCTGCACGCAGGACG GGTTCTGTCAGGCCGGCAAGGACCTGCGCttggtcaccatagcaacggaGTCTATCAAAGTCCCAGCTGGCTTCGAGCTGGTCGGTGCTAAGTCCCCCAGCGTCCCCGATCACGTCCTGGTGTGTGCGGTGGACCGGCGCTTTTTACCTGATGACAACGGGAAAAATGCACTTTTAG GGTTCTCAGGGAACTGTGTGGGCTGTGGGGAGAAGGGGTTCCGCTACTTCACAGAGTTCTCCAACCACATCAACCTGAAACTCTCCACTCAGCCAAAGAAACAGAAGCACTTAAAATACTACCTGGTGAAGACCTCCCAGGGTGCTCTGTGCAAGGGACCACTCATCAGctggaaag actGTAAAACGCGCCAGTTCTCCAACAGCGCATCCACCTCCAAGCCCAGCTCCTCGTCCTCCGTCAGCAGTAAGGAGAATGGAGGCACCAACGGCCAcagctcctctcccttctccctctcag ATTCTCCGCCGACCAGAAGTGGACAGGTCTCCTCTGTGTTTTTTGGAGGGCAGGACCTCAGCAGAGACTGCAGTTTCCTCAAACCTTTGGCCACCACCACTGGCAACAACAAGACACTACCAATAG tgcccACAGCTCTGAGGTTGAACGGTCCCACCAACGGCCTGGGTCTTGAACCCCGCCCCCCGCTGCTAGGCCCCTCCCAGCCCTCATTGGTCCCGCCCAGCCAGACCTACCGCAGCGCCGACCCCGTAGACAGTCCCT CTTCTTCTACCATGAACTCCGCCCCTCCAAAGAAACGCCACAGGGGCTGGCACCCAGGGTCTCTGGTGCCCGCACCCCCCACCGCCGTGCCCGTGCCGGCCATCCGGCCCACCGGATGTTCCCCag GGTCCGTGATGGCCATGCAGACCGCCGTGGCGCCCCCCCCAGCCGCTGGGCTGATCCAGCCCCAGCCCCTGACCGCGGGGGAGACGGTCATCGTCCCTGACAACCTGCTCAACTCCTCGGGCGTGCGGCCCGTTGTCCTCATAG GGCACGGCACTCTACCCTACTTCTATGGCAACGTGGGGGACATCGTGGTGAGCCCCCTGCTGGTCAGCTGCTATAAGACCAGCCAGCTGACGGACAAGACCCGCGAGAACCTGGGCCTGAGCACCAATCAGCTGCTCAGCGTGGAGACCGTGACCCTTCTCACCCTGCAGTACCTCGCACGACTCG gTCCGACCCAGATCCCGCTGCGGGAGGAGTTTGAGCAGATCGTGCTGAAGGCCATGCTGTGCTGTCCGGGCTCCCCGgccatctccccctcccagcTGCCCTGGCTGGCCCGGCTGGAGGCCAGCGTGTCGGGGGGCGGGGTCCAGGTGCTGGTGACCAGCGGCTCCCTGGGGGAGGGCATCTCGGAGTCCCTGCGCTCCCTGGGCGAGGGCCCGCTGCCCCAGCAGTGCCTGCCCACCTACGTGGTCATCATCTGCGTGGCCAAGATGGGCGGCACCGAGTTCTGCGTGCTGGTGCTCG GGAAGTACCAGGCCCGGGCGCTGGCTGAGGGCATGCTGAGCACCAACGAGTTCCTCAAGGAGATCAGCTACGAGCTCATCACGGGGAAAGTCAGCGTGCTGGCGTCCCACTTCAGAACCACCTCGCTGG GGGACAACCTGGACAAGCAGCTGGTGAAGTACCAGCGCCGGCGTAAAGGCCTGGTGGTCCAGCCCTTCCAGGGGGAGGTCAGCGACCACCTCCACTCCCAGGAGGCTGCCAGCTTGCTGCCCCTCGCCGACCAGG ACCTGCTGGACGAGGTGTTCCAGATCTACCCCCCCCAGCTGAGCGTCGCCCGCAGCCTGCTCTCCCAGGTCTGCTCCATAGCAGACTCAGGCAGCCAGAGCCTGGACCTGGGGCGCTTCTGCAAGGTGGACTTCCTGGTACTGGTCCCGCCTTCACACGCGCTGATGCACCAGACGGCCCAGCGCATCCGACAGTCAG GTGTGCTGGTGGACCTGGGCATCGAGGACGTGGCCTCGGCCCACCAGAGGGCAGACAAGTACGTGCTGCGTCTGCACGGGGACGTGCACTCCAAGATGGAGTCCTTCATGAGGAAGGTCAAGCAGAATCCCTACACGCTGTTTGTCCTCATCCACGACAACTCCCACGTCGACCTCACGAG tgCCCTCTCTGGCTCCGTGTGCCACGGGGAGCTGCAGGGTCTGGCCGACCGCGTGGTGAACTGcaaggaggtgctggaggcggTGAACCTGGTGGTGCTGCAGGTCAGCTGCTTCCCCTACACGCTGCAGACCCGCCAGTCCCGCATCAGCGCCCACAACGAGGTGCACTGGCCCTCCGCCCAGAGCCTG GGGGAGCCTTCTGCTGAGCAGCTGGTGTACTTCGGTATGAAGGACTACAGCAGCTCCCTGCAGTGGGGCGTGGCCAGCCCCATACTGCGCTGTGACGACGCCTTCGAGAAGATGGTCCACACGCTGCTCCAAAG gcacccccacctccacagcATGGTGATCCGCAGCTACCTGCTCATCCAGCAGTACACGGAGGCCATGATGGCGCTGACCTCCTCCCCGTCGCTCCGGGACCACATCACCCCCGAGACGCTGGCCATGGTGGAGGACCTGATCagcgccccctgcagggagGGCTCCAGGGGCCGCGGCCACATGCTGCTGGTGCGCGTGCCCTCGCTGCAGCTGGCCATGCTGGCCCGCGAGCGCCTGGAGAACGTGCGCGACAAGCTGGGCCTGCAGTACTGCTTCGCCGTGCTGCTGGGGAGCCCCGCCTCGGAGCTCAGCCTGCCCGCCAACTTCACCAGCCGCCTGAGG GCGTGGCGAGGCTGTGACAATGAAGAGTGGGTCCCCCACACGTACGAGGACCTAGAGGGGCTCCCCTGCATCGTCATCCTCACTGGGAAAGACCCCCTCGGAGAAACCTTCCCAAG gtctCTGAAGTACAGCGACCTGCGGCTCATCGACTGCAGCTACCTGACCCGCACCGccctggagcaggaggtgggCCTGGCCTGCACCTACGTCTCCACGGGCGGGGTCCGGGACCCCAAGAGGGCCCGCAAGGCGCCGTCGCGGGAGAGCGAGGGTGAGCGGGTGGGCAGCTCGTACAaaggggaggagccggaggGGCGCCGGAGCGATGGCAGCGAAGCCACCAGAGCCCTCG gCTCCCTGGCAGAGAACTGCGTCAGCTCCTCGGACGTGGCCTACACCTCCCacaatccctccccctccttcccccccaaccccccctcctcctcctcctcctcctcctactcctcctccggCCCCCACCACCGGGACGAGTCCTCCAACACCGGGCAGCAGGTGAAGCTGGAGTGCGACTCCCTGGGCGCCGGCGCCGGCCTCCCACCGTCGGAGCCCTCCTCCAAGCCCCCGCCgtccctctgctccacctcctcctcctcctcctcctccaccggctcctccttctccccgtcctcgtcctccgccACCCCGCAGAAGCCCAGCCAGTCCACGCAGCGCGGCCGGGAcggcaccgccgccgccgcccgcgcCCCGCCGCGCCGCGCGCCGCGGACCGTCATCCTGTCGCGGGCCGCCTACAACCTGCTGGCCGGCGAGTCGGGCAGCCAGCTGAGCTCCTGCGCCCTGCTGCCCCACGCCGACGTGGCCTGGAGCAGCCCGCTGCGGCCCCCCGTCACCCAGCACCTCCGGGGGCCCGAGCAGAGCGCCTACTACCGCCAGTGGAGCGTGGCCCGGCAGCACCACGCCGACCACGAGGGCCCCGCCGCGCCCCACCCGCGGCGCCTGCTTCTCAGTGGACCCCCGCAG GTGGGGAAGACAGGCGCCTACCTGCAGTTCCTGCGCATCCTGTCCCGCATGCTCATCAGACTGCTGGAGGTGGACGTGTATgatgaagaggagctggacgaaG AAACACAGAGCGAGGCGGTGACTCCGGTGAACACACAGTGGCCCGACATCGAGGACATCCGcatgctgacctttgacctctttcCCCGAGACCCCAAATTCAGGAGAGACAGTCCCGTTTTCTCGGACAACATGCCAAAGCTCTTTCAAG ATCTGAAACAAGAACCTCAAGAGAGCCAAACACAAGCAAAAAGAGAGACCCGGTCCATTCGCCTGAGTCGGTTCGCcgcccacaatgcatttcaccACTGTGAACAGTGCCACCACTACTGTGAAGCCAGCCCTGCCACACAG ctCTCTGAGTGCACCTTCCATGCCTtcaccttctgctcctccatgCTGGGAGAGGAGCTGCAGCTCCACTTCATCATTCCCAAAGCCAAGGAGCAGCACTTCATCTTCAGCCAGCAGGGCAGCCACCTGGAGAGCATGCAGCTCCCCCTAGTTTCCACCAAG GACCCCGAGAGGCTGAAGAGCCCCATCTTCACCCCCACCACGGGCCGCCAGGAGCACGGCCTGCTCAACCTGTACCATGCCCTGGAGGGCGCCGACCACCTCCACATCCTGGTGGTCAAGCAGTACGAGATGCCCCACTACAGGAAGTACTGGCCCAACCACATCCTGCTGGTGCTGCCCGCCATGTTCAACAGCGCAGGCGTCG GCGCGGCTCGCTTCATGATCAAGGAGCTGTCCTACCACAACCTGGAGCTGGAGAGGAACcggctggaggagcagggggtgaAGCGACAGGACGTGTGGCCCTTCATCGTCATGATGGACGACTCCTGTGTGCTGTGGAACGGACACCAGCAGCCCGACAGCGG TGAGAGCTCTGAAGGAGGCCTCTCCAACGTGTCCCTGAAGACGGTGCTGCAGCACATGGAGGCCACGCCCAAGGTCTCCCTGTACGCCATGTGCGGGACCCGAAAGTGGAGCAGTGGCCTGGGCCACAAGGCCGGCGGGCGGCCCTTCTCTCGGTGCCACCTCCACGACTTTGTCATGCTCAACGTCGACCTGACCCAGAACGTGCAGTACGACCTCAACCG GTACGGCTGTGAGGAGGTGGACTTTAACCTGAGGGCCAACAGCAGTGGGCTGCTGCTCTGTCGCTTCAACCATTTCAGCTACATGAAGAAACACATTCCAGTCGGGGGCCACAAGGACTACGTGGTCAAACCTAAGCTAATG GAGATGGAGAACTCCGCCCCCATCAACCCGTCCCAGTACGTGTGCGCCCCGGACAGCGAGCAGACCCTGCTGGCTGCCCCCGCCCAGTTCCTCCTGGAGAGGTTCCTGCAGTCCTGCAGCCACAAGCTGTTCCCCAAGGCCATCCGGAACCGAAACAACCCGGTGCTCTCCATAGACAGCTACCTCAACATCGGCACTGAG GTGTCTGTGTGCTACATCAACTCCCGTCCACACTCCACCAACCAGGACCACCACGGCCTGGTGTTCAGTGGTCTCCTGCTCTATCTGTGCGACTCCTTCGTCGTCTCCGGGCTCCTCAAGAAGTTCTCCTTCCTCAAAG gcgCCACGCTGTGTGTGATCAGCCAGGACCGTAGCTCCCTGCGGCAGACCATCGTGCGGCTGGAGCTGGAGGACGAGTGGCAGTTCCGCCTGCGGGACGAGTTCCAGACGGCCAACTGTCTCGAAGACCGCCCGCTCTACTTCCTCACCGGCCGCCACATCTGA